In the Quercus lobata isolate SW786 chromosome 5, ValleyOak3.0 Primary Assembly, whole genome shotgun sequence genome, one interval contains:
- the LOC115992550 gene encoding pre-mRNA-splicing factor CWC25 homolog, whose protein sequence is MALKFLNKKGWHTGSLRNIENVWKAEQKRDAEDKKLEELRKQIQEERERHEFRLLQEQAGLVPKQERLDFLYDSGLSVGKGSSSDGGGFKALEAKTADTGKAGEGAAAASSLAPASATPGALFEDKPQSANDAWRKLHSDPLLMIRQREQEALARIKNNPVQMAMIRKSVEEKAPKKKDHDKKESRKKHHHSSSKYQKRSSSRQQSDSEDVTAEGEKRKTHRHKNLNYDEHSSSEDESSKMESQRRKDRYKSSKYREQSPTGMSSRNTAKNNGQDRLKGNHSMSERVTFSSKGRADHDVVEKERESRTVREASRYHGQESHSKRRNVASKLSEEERAARLREMQVDAELHEEQRWKRLKKAAEDDAQEATQDSKTRGKNFLDATQRSVYGAEKGGSLTIEESVRRRTHYSQGRSEAREGNAFRR, encoded by the exons atggcgTTGAAATTCTTGAACAAGAAGGGATGGCACACGGGTTCTCTTCGGAACATAGAGAACGTGTGGAAAGCCGAGCAAAAGCGCGACGCAGAAGATAAGAAATTGGAAGAACTCCGCAAACAGATCCAGGAGGAAAGGGAGCGCCACGAGTTTCGTCTCCTTCAAGAGCAAGCCGGTCTCGTTCC TAAGCAGGAGAGATTGGATTTTCTGTACGATTCGGGATTGTCTGTAGGGAAGGGAAGCAGTTCCGATGGAGGAGGATTTAAGGCTCTTGAAGCGAAAACTGCCGATACTGGCAAGGCCGGCGAGGGAGCGGCGGCAGCTTCATCATTGGCACCGGCATCGGCTACGCCTGGAGCTTTGTTCGAAGACAAGCCTCAGTCTGCGAATGACGCGTGGAGGAAACTTCATTCGGATCCTTTGCTTATGATTCGGCAGCGCGAGCAGGAAGCTCTTGCTCGCATCAAGAACAACCCAGTCCAGATGGCCATGATTCGCAAATCC gtTGAAGAAAAGGCACCTAAGAAGAAAGATCATGATAAAAAGGAATCCCGGAAGAAACACCATCATAGTAGTTCAAAGTATCAAAAGCGTTCATCATCCAGACAACAGTCGGATTCAGAAGATGTCACTGCCGAAGGGGAAAAAAGGAAGACTCATAGACACAAGAATTTAAACTATGATGAGCATTCAAGTTCAGAAGATGAATCTAGTAAAATGGAAAGCCAACGTAGGAAGGATCGCTACAAGAGCTCTAAGTATAGAGAGCAGTCACCCACGGGCATGTCTAGCCGGAATACTGCAAAAAATAATGGTCAAGATCGTTTGAAGGGAAATCATAGCATGTCAGAACGGGTAACATTTTCTTCAAAAGGTCGGGCAGATCATGATGTTGTagaaaaggaaagggaaagcaGAACGGTTCGTGAAGCAAGCCGTTACCATGGGCAGGAGTCACACTCTAAGCGCCGCAATGTTGCTTCTAAACTTTCTGAAGAGGAGCGGGCTGCTAGGTTACGAGAGATGCAAGTGGATGCCGAGTTGCATGAAGAGCAAAGATGGAAACGTTTGAAGAAGGCTGCGGAGGATGATGCGCAAGAAGCTACCCAGGATAGCAAAACTCGTGGCAAGAATTTCCTGGATGCCACTCAGAGAAGTGTCTATGGTGCTGAGAAAGGTGGAAGCTTAACTATTGAGGAGAGTGTCCGTCGCCGAACACATTATTCTCAGGGCAGGTCTGAAGCACGTGAAGGCAATGCTTTTCGGCGGTGA
- the LOC115991994 gene encoding uncharacterized protein LOC115991994 — MGCISSKFMSRSISFHEGKNQNLHRTSNDISAMDKLIMSGNGSDHSLALVCTANMVINTLQSWDFSSNTCPKPAIEPVNSEIDTSKLMASLDQGEVKQAQPAPEQVGSIDAHLTRRSKSCHWFEEHELSSFALEISDGISEDKPYWSHKCRIRNSSFHTVEEYDSMLEKISSSVLQRGLDGKDYGSGTKDHLLGSKSSSNISHHAKDKETGLQETKQSCLHGNALVHENTMFKETETKEVTPSWKTNNSSSSDQENQQVTPIPRAAQVGNNIEKGFKRKAMAKGLESLRIPPPIEFPTISSLREWLHAGDQVYSPGSYVTPKFGNYALPIRRSVDESSEDYIFNPELVTAFEQCMHELEAEEENILKQIVENLEKDCNEDKQAKE; from the coding sequence ATGGGATGCATATCTTCGAAATTCATGTCCAGATCAATCAGTTTTCATGAGGGGAAAAACCAGAACTTGCACAGGACATCCAATGACATTTCTGCCATGGACAAACTAATCATGTCTGGTAATGGGAGTGACCATAGCCTTGCTCTTGTTTGCACTGCTAACATGGTAATCAACACACTCCAGTCTTGGGATTTCAGTTCAAACACATGCCCCAAGCCAGCTATTGAACCTGTTAATTCTGAGATTGACACATCAAAGTTGATGGCGAGTCTAGATCAAGGAGAGGTAAAACAAGCACAACCAGCACCAGAACAAGTGGGATCCATTGATGCTCATCTTACTAGGCGGTCTAAGAGTTGTCATTGGTTTGAAGAGCATGAGCTCTCCTCGTTTGCTCTTGAGATTTCTGATGGGATTAGTGAAGATAAACCTTATTGGAGTCACAAGTGTAGGATACGCAATAGTAGTTTCCACACAGTTGAGGAATATGACTCAATGTTAGAAAAGATATCGTCTAGTGTGCTGCAAAGAGGCCTTGATGGCAAGGATTATGGTTCAGGAACCAAGGATCATCTCCTTGGCTCCAAATCTTCATCAAATATCTCTCATCATGCCAAGGATAAAGAGACTGGTTTGCAGGAAACAAAGCAATCATGCTTACATGGTAATGCTTTAGTACATGAGAACACTATGTTTAAAGAAACAGAAACCAAGGAGGTAACGCCAAGTTGGAAAACCAACAACAGCTCAAGTTCAGATCAAGAAAACCAACAAGTGACACCAATTCCTCGTGCTGCTCAAGTTGGAAACAACATTGAGAAAGGATTTAAAAGAAAGGCCATGGCCAAGGGGCTAGAATCACTGAGAATTCCCCCTCCCATTGAATTCCCAACAATTTCAAGTCTTAGGGAATGGCTTCATGCTGGGGATCAAGTATACTCTCCTGGGTCCTATGtcaccccaaagtttggtaacTATGCTTTGCCAATTCGAAGGAGTGTAGATGAAAGCAGTGAGGACTACATCTTCAATCCAGAATTGGTAACTGCATTTGAACAATGTATGCATGAACTTGAAGCAGAAGAAGAGAACATTCTCAAGCAAATTGTGGAGAATTTGGAGAAAGACTGTAATGAAGATAAGCAAGCCAAGGAATAG
- the LOC115989658 gene encoding aspartyl protease family protein At5g10770-like, producing MGTIWFPVLYLLLATSPLAELQETHLLQHKQASIRLDIYHDHGPATSHNLTSKHKTPIFFSDVLLRNEERVKALHSRLVNKSSSSSLVASKKAGVPTKLKSISIPLNPALSIGSGNYYVKIGLGTPTKYYTMVLDTGSSFCWLQCRPCISCHTQVDPLFDPSKSKTYKTLSCHTSQCSSVKDATFNNPSCDAKSSNACEYTASYGDTSQSQGYLSQDLLTLAPFQTLPGFVYGCGKNNLGMFGTSDGIIGLARHQLSLLSQLSPKYGSAFSYCLPTVSPGRGGFLSIGKLSLAVPNISTAYKFTPMLSDSAAPNLYFLRLTAITVAGRRLEVSPASYRVPTVMDTGTIITRLPESVYTALRKAFVNVMSKRYAQAPAYSILDTCFKGSLHNMPVVPEIQMIFRGAANLTLKTPNVLIDGVKGITCLAFASSGSTTNQIAIIGNHQQQTFSVAYDVSNSRIGFSAGGCR from the exons ATGGGGACAATTTGGTTTCCAGTTTTGTATCTTCTGTTAGCAACATCTCCACTTGCTGAACTTCAAG aaactCATCTGTTGCAGCACAAGCAGGCTAGCATCCGCCTTGACATATATCATGATCATGGACCTGCTACTTCTCACAACCTCACATCCAAACATAAAACTCCTATATTCTTCTCTGATGTACTCTTACGCAATGAAGAACGTGTCAAGGCTCTCCATTCCAGACTAGTAAACAagtcctcctcctcttccttaGTAGCCTCAAAGAAAGcaggagtaccaacaaaattaaaatccattaGCATCCCATTGAATCCAGCTTTATCCATTGGCTCAGGCAATTACTATGTGAAAATAGGCCTTGGCACCCCCACCAAATATTATACCATGGTTTTGGACACTGGAAGCTCCTTCTGTTGGCTCCAGTGCCGACCTTGTATTTCCTGTCACACACAAGTAGACCCTCTTTTTGATCCCTCCAAATCCAAGACATACAAAACCTTGTCATGTCACACTTCCCAATGCTCTTCAGTTAAGGATGCCACATTTAACAATCCCTCATGTGATGCTAAATCTTCTAATGCTTGTGAGTACACAGCAAGCTATGGCGATACTTCTCAATCACAAGGCTATTTAAGCCAAGATTTATTGACCTTAGCCCCATTTCAGACGCTGCCTGGTTTTGTATACGGTTGTGGAAAGAACAACCTAGGTATGTTTGGCACAAGTGATGGTATTATAGGCCTTGCTCGGCACCAGCTCTCCTTGTTGTCCCAGCTGTCCCCCAAATACGGCTCTGCCTTCTCCTACTGTCTCCCTACAGTTTCTCCAGGAAGAGGAGGTTTCTTGTCCATTGGAAAATTGTCTTTGGCCGTGCCTAATATTAGTACAGCCTACAAGTTCACCCCCATGCTTTCGGATTCTGCAGCCCCCAACTTATACTTCCTAAGGTTAACTGCTATAACTGTGGCAGGTAGGCGGCTGGAAGTGAGTCCTGCCAGCTACAGAGTCCCTACAGTCATGGATACTGGAACTATTATAACACGCTTGCCTGAGTCTGTGTATACAGCACTGAGAAAAGCCTTTGTGAATGTCATGTCCAAAAGATATGCACAAGCCCCAGCTTATTCCATACTTGATACTTGTTTCAAGGGGAGTCTGCACAACATGCCTGTGGTGCCTGAAATTCAAATGATATTTCGAGGGGCAGCTAATCTCACGCTTAAAACTCCCAATGTACTCATAGATGGTGTTAAGGGCATTACATGCCTGGCCTTTGCAAGCAGTGGGAGCACAACTAACCAAATTGCCATTATTGGAAATCATCAACAGCAGACTTTTAGTGTAGCCTATGATGTGTCCAATTCCAGAATTGGTTTTTCTGCTGGTGGCTGCCGTTGA